The Pseudomonas sp. G2-4 genome window below encodes:
- the katG gene encoding catalase/peroxidase HPI translates to MANESKCPFNHAAGGGTTNRDWWPNQLNLKILHQHSSLSDPMDEGFDYAQAFKSLDFQALKADLRALMTDSQDWWPADFGHYGPLFVRMAWHSAGTYRTGDGRGGAGSGQQRFAPLNSWPDNVSLDKARRLLWPIKQKYGRNISWADLIVLTGNVALESMGFKTFGFSGGRADVWEPDEDVYWGSENKWLGGDTRYGKPDKAAMQDPGDGQLVAEPGNEESRTDEGRNLENPLAAVQMGLIYVNPEGPEGQPDPVAAGLDIRETFARMAMNDEETVALIAGGHAFGKTHGAGPADNVGAEPEAAGLEQQGLGWKNTFGTGKGADTITSGLEVTWTTTPTRWSNNYLENLFGFEWELTKSPAGAHQWTPKNGAGAGIIPDAHDPSKRRNPTMLTTDLALRFDPIYEKISRRFLENPDQLSDAFARAWFKLIHRDMGPLSRYLGPELPNEELLWQDPIPAVDHPLVNDSDIAALKGKLLASGLSVSQLVSTAWAAASTFRGSDKRGGANGGRLHLAPQKDWAANQPEQLAKVLTTLETVRSEFNSAQADGKKISLADLIVLAGSAGVEQAAKNAGVSVTVPFSPGRMDASQAQTDVESFGFLEPIADGFRNYLKGRYRVPAEALLIDKAQLLTLSAPEMTALIGGLRVLNTNVGQTAHGVFTQRPEALTNDFFVNLLDMGVEWKPLSETQETFEARDRKTGQVKWTGTRVDLVFGSNAQLRALAEVYASSDAQAQFVKDFVAAWVKVMNLDRFDLK, encoded by the coding sequence ATGGCAAACGAATCGAAATGCCCGTTCAATCACGCCGCTGGCGGTGGCACGACCAACCGCGACTGGTGGCCGAACCAACTGAATCTGAAGATCCTGCATCAGCACTCCTCGCTATCCGACCCCATGGACGAGGGCTTCGACTACGCCCAAGCCTTCAAGAGCCTGGATTTTCAAGCCCTGAAAGCAGACCTGCGGGCGCTGATGACCGACTCCCAGGACTGGTGGCCGGCGGACTTCGGCCACTACGGGCCGCTCTTTGTCCGCATGGCCTGGCACAGTGCTGGCACCTACCGTACCGGTGACGGACGCGGTGGCGCAGGTTCCGGCCAGCAGCGCTTTGCGCCGCTCAACAGTTGGCCGGACAACGTCAGCCTGGACAAGGCCCGCCGGCTGCTTTGGCCGATCAAGCAGAAGTATGGCCGTAACATTTCCTGGGCCGACCTGATCGTCCTCACCGGCAACGTCGCCCTGGAGTCCATGGGCTTCAAGACCTTCGGTTTTTCCGGTGGCCGTGCTGACGTCTGGGAGCCGGATGAAGATGTCTATTGGGGTTCCGAGAACAAATGGCTGGGCGGTGACACGCGTTACGGCAAACCGGATAAAGCCGCCATGCAAGATCCCGGTGATGGACAATTGGTGGCCGAGCCGGGCAACGAGGAAAGCCGCACTGACGAAGGACGCAACCTGGAGAACCCGCTGGCCGCCGTGCAGATGGGCCTGATCTACGTCAACCCGGAAGGCCCCGAGGGTCAGCCGGACCCGGTCGCCGCCGGGCTGGACATCCGCGAAACCTTCGCCCGCATGGCGATGAACGATGAAGAAACCGTGGCCCTGATCGCGGGTGGCCACGCCTTCGGCAAGACCCACGGCGCGGGGCCTGCGGACAACGTCGGCGCCGAGCCAGAAGCTGCGGGCCTGGAGCAACAGGGCCTGGGTTGGAAGAACACCTTCGGCACGGGCAAAGGCGCCGACACCATCACCAGTGGCCTGGAAGTGACCTGGACCACCACGCCCACCCGCTGGAGCAATAACTACCTGGAAAACCTGTTCGGTTTCGAGTGGGAATTGACCAAGAGTCCGGCCGGCGCGCACCAGTGGACGCCAAAAAACGGCGCGGGCGCCGGCATCATTCCGGATGCCCATGACCCGTCCAAGCGGCGTAACCCAACGATGCTGACCACCGACCTGGCGCTGCGCTTCGACCCGATCTACGAAAAAATCTCGCGGCGCTTCCTGGAGAACCCGGACCAATTGTCCGACGCCTTCGCCCGCGCCTGGTTCAAGCTGATCCACCGCGACATGGGCCCGCTCTCGCGCTACCTGGGTCCGGAACTGCCCAATGAGGAGCTGCTGTGGCAGGACCCTATCCCGGCGGTCGACCATCCGCTGGTCAACGACAGTGACATCGCCGCCCTCAAGGGCAAATTGCTGGCCTCGGGCCTGTCGGTTTCACAGCTTGTGTCTACCGCGTGGGCGGCTGCTTCCACCTTCCGTGGTTCCGACAAACGCGGCGGCGCCAACGGTGGGCGTCTGCACCTGGCCCCGCAGAAGGATTGGGCGGCCAACCAGCCAGAACAATTGGCCAAGGTGCTGACGACCCTGGAAACGGTCCGGAGCGAGTTCAACAGCGCCCAGGCCGACGGCAAGAAGATCTCGCTGGCGGACCTGATCGTGCTGGCCGGCAGCGCTGGCGTCGAACAGGCGGCAAAAAATGCCGGGGTCAGCGTAACAGTGCCTTTCTCACCGGGACGTATGGATGCGAGCCAGGCGCAGACGGACGTTGAGTCGTTCGGCTTTCTCGAACCCATCGCTGACGGCTTTCGTAACTACCTCAAGGGTCGATACCGCGTACCCGCCGAGGCGCTGTTGATCGACAAGGCACAACTGTTGACCCTCAGCGCACCGGAAATGACTGCACTCATCGGTGGCCTGCGGGTATTGAATACCAATGTCGGCCAGACTGCCCACGGGGTCTTCACCCAACGGCCAGAAGCGCTGACCAATGACTTCTTCGTCAACTTGCTGGACATGGGCGTGGAATGGAAACCACTTTCCGAGACCCAGGAAACATTCGAAGCCCGCGACCGCAAGACCGGCCAGGTCAAATGGACCGGCACGCGTGTCGATCTGGTCTTCGGCTCCAACGCGCAGCTACGGGCCTTGGCCGAGGTCTATGCCAGTTCGGAT
- a CDS encoding ShlB/FhaC/HecB family hemolysin secretion/activation protein — MFSAAHWARLCLAFLCLSPLTLAYAAPTPGDTDLIRERQDRLLEEQRRRLEQLKDLPGKSAAPQAPAAPVDTRCFPIKTIELKGADALSEGERQRLLKPYLNQCLGVPQLNQLLKVITDHYLEKGLVTSRAYLPQQDLSSGHLQVLVVEGRLEGLKGAEGSGLSERELAMSFPGKSGDLLNLRDIEQMVDQLNRLPSNQATMELTPGQNIGGSEVLVKNTPQKPWRVGLSRHNDGQKSTGEQQWGTSLDWDSPLGLADQLAVRGGHDAVSDHQKTSRNAMLYYNLPFGWWNASYTYSQSEYRSVVAANGFNFKQTGDSQNHQLRLERVIHRDAVSKTSLNTGLAYLRTNNFVAGSKLSESSNRITEAQFGINHGRRIGNAFVNFDLGMQDGIGALDAQGDHDPDRGQPDARYRKYTATLSYLQPFMLGGESFSFSSLMTGQRSEDPLFSPQRMSLGGLSSIRGYKDQTLSGDSGGYWRNDLRWSRPVTLEWLRPVFAEYGTSLGYDLGVIRGNHYNDDEHGRVSSNSVELFARGEHLSASVTFAHSLERPDALTEREAPIYFRVDAFF, encoded by the coding sequence ATGTTCTCAGCCGCCCATTGGGCGAGGTTATGCCTGGCTTTTTTGTGCCTTTCTCCGCTAACGCTCGCTTACGCTGCACCCACTCCGGGTGACACGGACCTGATCCGTGAGCGTCAGGATCGCTTGCTTGAAGAGCAGCGTCGGCGCCTCGAACAACTCAAGGACCTGCCCGGCAAATCCGCCGCGCCCCAAGCCCCGGCTGCGCCAGTCGATACCCGTTGTTTCCCGATCAAGACCATCGAGCTCAAGGGCGCCGACGCGTTGTCCGAAGGCGAGCGTCAACGCCTGCTCAAACCTTACCTCAACCAGTGCCTGGGCGTGCCGCAGCTTAACCAGTTGCTCAAGGTCATCACCGATCACTACCTGGAAAAGGGCCTGGTCACCAGTCGCGCCTACTTGCCACAACAGGACCTGTCCAGCGGCCACCTGCAAGTGTTGGTTGTCGAAGGCCGCCTGGAAGGCCTGAAGGGCGCCGAGGGCAGCGGCCTGTCCGAACGGGAGCTGGCCATGAGCTTTCCCGGCAAGTCGGGTGATTTGCTCAACCTGCGGGATATCGAGCAGATGGTCGATCAGCTCAATCGCCTGCCATCGAATCAGGCGACGATGGAGCTGACTCCCGGCCAGAACATCGGCGGCAGCGAAGTGCTGGTCAAGAACACCCCGCAGAAACCTTGGCGCGTCGGCCTTTCGCGGCACAACGACGGCCAGAAGAGTACCGGCGAACAGCAATGGGGGACGTCCCTGGATTGGGACAGCCCCTTGGGCCTGGCCGATCAATTGGCGGTGCGCGGCGGTCACGATGCCGTCAGCGATCACCAGAAAACCTCGCGCAATGCCATGCTCTATTACAACCTGCCGTTTGGCTGGTGGAATGCCAGTTACACCTATAGCCAGAGCGAGTACCGCTCGGTGGTAGCGGCCAACGGCTTCAATTTCAAGCAGACCGGCGACAGCCAGAACCACCAATTGCGCCTGGAGCGAGTGATCCATCGCGACGCCGTGAGCAAGACCTCGCTCAACACCGGTCTGGCCTATCTGCGCACCAACAACTTCGTCGCGGGCAGCAAGCTCAGCGAGAGCAGCAATCGCATCACTGAGGCGCAATTCGGCATCAACCATGGCCGGCGAATTGGTAATGCGTTCGTCAACTTCGACCTGGGCATGCAAGACGGTATCGGTGCCCTCGATGCCCAAGGCGATCATGACCCGGACCGGGGGCAGCCGGATGCGCGCTATCGCAAATACACCGCAACCCTCAGCTACCTGCAGCCTTTCATGCTGGGTGGCGAGTCGTTCAGTTTCAGCAGCCTGATGACCGGCCAGCGCAGCGAAGATCCACTCTTCAGCCCCCAGCGCATGAGCCTGGGTGGACTGTCGTCGATTCGCGGCTACAAGGACCAGACACTGTCCGGCGACAGCGGCGGTTACTGGCGCAACGACCTGCGCTGGAGCCGCCCGGTGACCCTGGAATGGTTGCGCCCGGTGTTCGCCGAATACGGCACCAGCCTCGGCTATGACCTGGGCGTGATTCGCGGCAACCACTACAACGACGATGAGCACGGGCGTGTGTCGAGCAACTCGGTGGAGTTGTTCGCCCGCGGTGAGCACCTGAGCGCCAGCGTCACCTTTGCCCATTCCCTGGAACGCCCGGATGCCCTGACCGAGCGCGAAGCGCCGATCTACTTCCGTGTGGACGCCTTTTTTTAA